The Actinomadura graeca nucleotide sequence GCCGCGGCCCATCCACATCAGGTCGGCCCGCCCCTGCTTCAGGTAGGCGCGCAGCACGTCGGTGATCTCCAGTTCGCCGCGGAGGGAGGGCGTGAGCCGCTTGGCGATGTCGACGACCTCGCCGTCGAAGAAGTACAGGCCCGGGATGGCCAGGTTGGAGCGGGGCCGCTCGGGTTTCTCCTCGATGGCGACCAGGCGCCCGGCCCGGTCCACCTCCGCGACGCCGAACTTCTGCGGATCGGAGACCTGGTGCGCGAACAGCACGCACCCGTTCAGCCGCTCCGCGCTGCTGCGCAGCATGGGCGGCAGGTCGGCCCCGTGGAAGAGGTTGTCGCCCAGGATGAGCGCGCAGTCCTCCCCGCCGATGTGGTCGGCGCCGACCCGGAACGCGTCGGCGATGCCGCGCGGCGCGTCCTGCGCCGCGTAGCGGATGGACATGCCCAGCCTGCCGCCGTCGCCGAACAGCCGCTGGAAGAGCTCCAGCTCCGTCGGGCGGGTGATGATCAGCACGTCCGAGATCCCGGCGAGCATCAGCACCGACAGCGGATAGTAGATCATCGGTTTGTCGTAGACCGGGGCAAGCTGCTTGGACCCGACCAGCGACACCGGCTGTAATCGGGTCCCGTTGCCGCCCGCGAGAATGATTCCCCTCATCTGCCTGCTCGCACTCCCCTCGGGGCCGCCGCCGGCGCGCCGCGGCCTCAGGCCACCGGCGCGTTGTCGAGTTCCTCGGCGAGGTAGCGGCCGAGGTCGGCGGGGGTGGGGTGCTCGACGATGGCGACCATGGGGATCTCCAGGCCGGTGATGTTCATCAGCGTCTTGGTCAGCTCCAGGGCGGTCAGCGAGTTGAGGCCGCTCTCCAGGAAGTTGCTGTCGTCGGCGATGTCCGCGCTGAGCACGGTGCCGGCGTTGGAGCGCACGATCTCCCGGAGCAGCCGCTCGCGTTCGGGGCCCTCGGCGGCGAGCAGCCGCGCGCGCTCGGCCTCGTGGGCCTCGTCCGGCGCCGCCGTCTCCGCGGCGGGCGCCCCCGCCTCGCCGCCCTGGTCCGTGGTGCCGTGCTGGCCGCTGTCATCCATGTTGTCGTCAGCCTTTCTCGCCCGTGACCGGGCCGGTCCGCATACGAACGACACAGTGTGACTGTGATGCTCGGCCGCGCGGCTTAAGCCCCGCTAGCGCCGCCCTTGGCCGCTCCGTCCCCCGCGCGCCTGCCCCCGGCGCGGGGTCCGCTCCGGCGCGGTGTCACGTTTCCGTAAGAGGTCCGTGGAACGGGGGAGCGGGCGTTGCACCTGACCGCACGCGAGTGTAGCTTTTCAACACGTCGAATAGTTTCCTACACAGTCGTGTAGCTCCCAAGGCCCGGTGATCGCATGTCCGGTGGACCGGCGTCGGAGGACCTGACCGCCCGCGCGCGGATCAGGGACGCGGCGTTGCGGCTGTTCGCCGACCGGGGCATCGACCGCGTGACCCTGCGGGACATCGCGCGGTCGGCGGGCGTCTCGGCGGGGCTGGTCCGGCACCACTTCGGGGCCAAGGCGGCGCTGCGCGACGCCTGCGACCTGTACGCGATCAAGCGGCTCATCCGCATCAAGGAGCAGGCCGTGGTGGAGGGGCGGATCGCCGACCCCGGCTTCCTCCCCGCCGTCAACCCGACGACGCTGCTGCTCCACCGCTACCTGGGCCGTTCGATGATGGACGGCTCCCCGGCGGCGGCGGAGCGGTTCGACCGCCTGGTGGACCTCACCCAGGAGTGGCTCGCCGCGAACCACGGCGGCCGCGCCGGGGACCTGCGGGCCCACGCCGCGGCCTTCGTGGGGATGCACGTCGG carries:
- the rfbA gene encoding glucose-1-phosphate thymidylyltransferase RfbA; this translates as MRGIILAGGNGTRLQPVSLVGSKQLAPVYDKPMIYYPLSVLMLAGISDVLIITRPTELELFQRLFGDGGRLGMSIRYAAQDAPRGIADAFRVGADHIGGEDCALILGDNLFHGADLPPMLRSSAERLNGCVLFAHQVSDPQKFGVAEVDRAGRLVAIEEKPERPRSNLAIPGLYFFDGEVVDIAKRLTPSLRGELEITDVLRAYLKQGRADLMWMGRGVTWLDTGTHESLLEAGLFVRDVQRRQGTRIGCVEEVAMHMGFIGPDECHRLGAEMPNSPYGRYVMDCARAYERLPASARLRGGR
- a CDS encoding acyl carrier protein, coding for MDDSGQHGTTDQGGEAGAPAAETAAPDEAHEAERARLLAAEGPERERLLREIVRSNAGTVLSADIADDSNFLESGLNSLTALELTKTLMNITGLEIPMVAIVEHPTPADLGRYLAEELDNAPVA
- a CDS encoding TetR/AcrR family transcriptional regulator, whose translation is MSGGPASEDLTARARIRDAALRLFADRGIDRVTLRDIARSAGVSAGLVRHHFGAKAALRDACDLYAIKRLIRIKEQAVVEGRIADPGFLPAVNPTTLLLHRYLGRSMMDGSPAAAERFDRLVDLTQEWLAANHGGRAGDLRAHAAAFVGMHVGLLVMYDHVHRALGTDPSSPEGNLRLRKGVLDLHSDPLLPPEVAAEVRAAYDRLLTEHSPIAADPPTADGVAEGEG